The Epinephelus moara isolate mb chromosome 21, YSFRI_EMoa_1.0, whole genome shotgun sequence DNA window ttgattttggggtgttTGTCTGGGAAGGTATAGTATAAGACAAATGTCCAGTACAGTGGAAAATATAGCTGTATTGTAATACTAACATTAGAAGTATTAGATAAGTTTTTATCACTCTAAATCTCTGCCTGAAGCTTTAACACAAGACACCATGCCatcttattaaaataaaatggttgatttgtgaaaaataaataaataaataaaaccttttcacacacattttttttcctcttttgtcattttttaaaaaaaaaattatacaaaatATTGAAGTACTTCTTACTACCAGATGGAGGCATCAGATTTGATTTGTGCACCTTTCCCTGCACCTACATAGAAAGCTGGATTGGAATCCTAAAGAGGGGGAAGTAGGGTGAGCAATACGTCACAATCCATGTCACGTTTGAATATTTTATTAGATAAACAAAAATAGTTTGGGTTTTACAATTCAAACAAGGAAGTACACTGAGAAGAGAACACCTTGTAACCACCATTTGAtacggcaaaaaaaaaaaaaaagatacatgcAGTAAAATTGAACTCAGTTGATATCAAATAAAACGTTTATTACCGCCTTTTGGTAGAACTTCACAGAACGGTCATTCCTCTGTGAATACAAACCATGATGGGTCATTTGGTTGGTACACAACAAGACAACCACAGGATGAATCATGCTGTTGTCACTGAGCTACACAGTAGTTAAATACCTAACTGTGACTTAGAGAGCTTTGGCAGCCGTGAGAGATGGTCTGTTACCTTTCGGTAAAATATATTCAGTGGAACAAACTCAACAACTACatgaacagaaagaggaaaagCAAGCCGTTTCAAAATCACCAGAAACATTATCACAAGATATattatcattaaaataaaatgtttttacattaaaaaaaaagaaaaaagaaaagagaaaataaattgGCATCACCCTTTAAACAGAGCATTTTAATAACTAGCCATAATCAAATACAGTTTTATACCACAATGGATATCCATCattcagaaaacaaaactgacGCCTGCATGACAGTAAAGCACAACAGttattctttttcattttaagatgcTGGTTTACAAAATTTTGGTTCTTCCATATAgaatatataaattaatttataGCATGTTGATGACTAGATAATAGAATACATTTGCTTTGCTGAGATATAAACCTGTGGAGTGAAATTCTTTCAATAAAGGTAATAGAATATAAATCCTGCTAATATCCACATGGACATTTTGATACTTTCTGTGCTTTGACTTCACCACTTTTAGTGGTGAAAAATAACTTGCCAACCAAGTTCTGATTTAGATAATGCTGCTCTACATTGGCTTTAAATAAATTTAGAAAATCTGCACATAATCTTAAAATGGAAGCGGATTTTCATCTTGAATTCTTCTTTCTTGAAAGACCTTTCTGACCAAATCGAGAACTCCTATTCAAATCTGAAAACAAGTCGATGAACTCCAGAAAATCACCTTAATGACAAAAGGCTTGAAGATACTGTGTTTTCACATGAAGGAATGCATGAAACAGCCAAAAACAGAAGCGTAAATGACGCACATGACATCAGGCATACACGGCTGAGTTGCCTTGTTGCAGCTGGTGGTGGATCTGCGAAGCTTGGCGTGCACCTCGACTGACCTCAGAGAGACTTGCTGGTAACGGGACCTGGCTGAACCCGTCAAGGCTTTTTCGTAATCTCTGTACTTGAGCGGCACATTTTCAGGAAGCACCTGTATTTCCCCTTCCTGTTCCTCTTCTTCAgctggctctgattggctggcttcGCCCGCGCACAAAAGCAAACAGCAAAGCAAAGTGTGTACGACACTTGAGTCTTCACATGCAAAGAGCACAAGATTAGAACAAGAGAAAAAACTGGCAAGCTCAAGCTGTTCGAATTCCTCGGGACACTTCTGAATTCAGCGTAAACCAGGCCTGAGTgagcagagacacaaagacgGTCAAAGCAGTTTTTGTTCCAgagtcttttctttctttcttttttttgttttgctgtagcAGTTTGTAAACGGCACTGTCTTCAGCTCCTGACCACAAACGCCCGCCGCTACTCGGCTTTGTGGCAGTAAATGTCCTTCAGTGCTTTCAGCTCTTCAATCAGGgtcttgttttggttttccaaCACAGCCACGCGGTTTTCCAGACATTTGACGTACTCTTTCTTTTTCCTGCGGCACTCTCGAGCTGCCTCcctggagaggaaaagagggggGAAAATATGTTTGAGTCGCatgatgaaaatgtaatttaggCTGCAGACAAAATGCAAGCTATGCACAATCCGAGGGAGCACGTGTTTTTATGGCTGTCAAGTTCCTCTTCTATTGTTAAACTGCTTCCACATTAATGCCCATATTTTCCTCGATAACTATTCATTTACCTGCTGCAATATTTCCCTATCAATCATGAACAATCAAGGGGCACGGAATGATTTGCACACTCAAAAAGGCAGCATGCTGCAGCTTTGACCTTTGCACTGCTTGTGACTTGTCACTTTGGCAACAAAAATGTGTGAATATCAACCTCCAGACTGTTGGAGCCCTGGTTGACACTTATTTCACTAATTTCAGTGCATGAATCATTTAAGTCACAGTTGTAGATGGTAACTTGCTGTTTTATGGAATCTTTTAACCGTATTTAGCAGTAGAACAGCTGTTTTTGAGTCAGGACTATGTGACTGCAGGGTAGAAAATAAAACTCAGACAATTAAGGTGATTAGCAATCTAAATACTCTTGCTTGATAGCATCTTTGTGACtgcatttttaaattctgtCCAGTTATTTCCTCTCCGTTACCAACTCTTGGCACCCACCTGTTTTTCATCAGTCGGACCTCCCTCTTACGGGTGATCTCTTCGGCGTGCTGCGGCTGGGGATTCTGCATGGTGCCAGGGGATGCAGCCATCACGATGCTCTGAGCCAGGCCCGAGTTGGGTGACCGCAGCTGGTAGGCAGGTATATCTCCTGTGGCAGCTATAGGGGGAAGATGAACAAGTGTTAGGACTCCAAAgcctgtaactttatgttatttattatttctcctttataataaaaatgtgatCCATGACATGccttttttttcagatttttccaATTCTATTAACTGTCTACTCAATCACAAAGTGTGTTTCTTCACATTTTCACCTTAAAAGGACAGTAAACACGAATGTATTTCACCAGAGGATGTTAGACAGGCACTTCAGCCAAGAGAGCTTATCCGCTTTCCTTCCTGCCTGAAAAGATGAATTTCCTGTGATCTCAACTGTCCTTGTGAGCAGGTATTTGCTCTTAAATGACCTCATTTGCTGGGGGAAAACTGCTccatttgtgtctctgtcagatgttattttaatgcAGGTGCACCACACAGAGGTGCAGAGTAAGTTGACAAAAATAGTTGTACTGTATACAGCTTATACAGTTACAGGGCAGCAATTAAGATCTTTGGAAAACACAAGGCAGGGTCTGTGAAATACACTCCtcattaattataataatgtCTCCTTTTACTTGATGCATTACCGAGCAAGAAGCAAAACTCTTGTCAAAATCTTACATGACTTACAccgcagttcctctaatgaccactagATGCTGgcttaaaaacaaactaaaacaaaccCAGAGACTTCTATTTTgaataaaaagtattttttgtcatattaagATCTTAATGTAGCACAGTAGGTGTCAGGAGTACTTGTGTGCGCTAATTAATAATTTCTGCTCTTGAATTATTTCATTTGTGCACACAAATTAGTAATTAATGATCTAGGATTAGTCTCAAGTGGCTGAAACAGTAGAAACTCAAGTCACTGGTTTCTGTGGCTACTCTGATCAGTTAAAGAGGAGCTCCTGAGTGTCAGCAGCAGACTCCCAGCTACTGTTTTGGAAGTGATGTGTTTCCAAATGCTGAATTGATTCCATCATATTAACAAATTTCCTCCTGAGATTTGCCATATAGGTTTCAATAGGTTCTTTCAGTCGTGCTGGTGAGGTGTCGCTGTGTTTACCCCAACGTGTGCTACTGACAACTGGTGTTTTATTGCCTTTGTCATTAAAACTGATAGTGcttctggagaaaaaaaacaggcttcTGGTTGTGGTTTATGTGCTGTATGAGTTGAGTCATCAATTAGATGAGTCAACTGTTAACTGCTCTGCCTGCTGTCTCTCGCCATTTCAGTTTCTCTTCTTCACTTTGTTCCTGAGAAGTTTCTATCTTCCCTCCCCCTTCTCtcatgtccacacacacacacacacacacacactcattcaaaaagagacacagcaggtgtaaacacacacacatacacacacacacagtgtctctctctttctctgtcattaTGATAACGGAGTGACTCGCGCTGTGCTGACGTCAGTGTGTGCGTCTCACTCGCCCGTTTTGCATTCTCTCTTCCCTGCCTGGCCTCTGTTCCAGGAAACTGGAATGACGTCAAACAGACAACTATCTTGCCCCCCCGCTGCCACCCGCCCCTTTACTTCTTGCCCCCCCCGCCTCCTTGCCTTTCTGCCTGACAGCCACTGGAGTGGTTCAGAGAGCAGACTTTTTGTGTACGTGTGAGTGAGTGTATGcgcatgtgtatgtatgcaaCAGAGAAATACAGACTGACAGGAACATACCGTAGTTGAGCAAACTAACCCGACGctgttttctcctttttttcttttttacaacaCAACCCCGACCTGTCATAGTGCTTTTCCTGTGGTGAAATAGGAAGGACAGCTGTCCAATCTGTAGCATGTTTCCTTCTTCAATTTCACAATACATGCagtaaaagtgatttaaaagtaAGCAAAATTTCATAAATCtttatctgtgaaaaaaaagtttggctCTCATAGTtggataaataaaagattttcTCTTACAGTTAGAAAAATAATCTCCAAATACAGCATATTCTTCTCGCTCTGCTTATTTGCAGGTGTAACCTTGGCAAAACTTCCAAATCCTCATTGCTGACAGCATATGcaatacacacataaatacctCAAGAGTCAAAGAAAAGTGA harbors:
- the LOC126382515 gene encoding cAMP-responsive element modulator-like isoform X2; this translates as MTGRGCVVKKKKRRKQRRVSLLNYAATGDIPAYQLRSPNSGLAQSIVMAASPGTMQNPQPQHAEEITRKREVRLMKNREAARECRRKKKEYVKCLENRVAVLENQNKTLIEELKALKDIYCHKAE
- the LOC126382515 gene encoding cAMP-responsive element modulator-like isoform X3 translates to MAVTGDETESAATGDIPAYQLRSPNSGLAQSIVMAASPGTMQNPQPQHAEEITRKREVRLMKNREAARECRRKKKEYVKCLENRVAVLENQNKTLIEELKALKDIYCHKAE